In the Populus trichocarpa isolate Nisqually-1 chromosome 1, P.trichocarpa_v4.1, whole genome shotgun sequence genome, one interval contains:
- the LOC18094111 gene encoding vacuolar protein sorting-associated protein 25: MQKLGDFKLPQFFNYPPYFTLQPVRDTREKQVQLWKELILDYCRTQKIFVIGLEEEFPLFSNHLIERSLSNEAREAFLSALVSEGRAEWLDRGHRKCLILWHRIQDWADILLHFVRDNGFEDSVMTVEEIRTGVESRGTELHGIDRTILMRALKLLEHKGKLAIFKGTSTDDEGVKFSV; encoded by the exons ATGCAGAAATTAGGTGACTTCAAGCTGCCCCAGTTCTTCAATTACCCGCCCTACTTCAC tTTGCAGCCAGTGAGGGACACTCGAGAGAAGCAGGTACAGCTTTGGAAGGAACTTATCCTTGATTACTGTAGGACTCAAAAGATATTCGTGATTGGACTGGAAGAAGAATTTCCtctgttttcaaatcatttgatCGAAA GATCTCTCAGTAATGAAGCTAGAGAAGCATTTCTATCAGCGTTAGTGTCAGAAG GCCGTGCAGAATGGTTGGACAGAGGACACAGAAAATGCCTGATTCTTTGGCACCGGATTCAAGATTGGGCTGACATTCTCTTACATTTT GTGAGAGATAATGGCTTCGAGGACAGTGTCATGACTGTTGAGGAAATACGCACAGGGGTTGAATCTCGGGGAACAG AACTTCATGGTATAGATCGCACAATTTTGATGCGAGCATTGAAACTACTAGAACATAAAGGGAAGCTTGCAATCTTTAAGGGAACTTCAACTGATGATGAAGGTGTGAAATTCTCTGTGTAA
- the LOC18094112 gene encoding protein AE7 has translation MAPGLINANPVIYEKKERRVRSVDENEYTAAESIDQLEVFDHIRDIKDPEHPYSLEELKVITEDAIEVDDKLSYVRVTFTPTVEHCSMATVIGLCLRVKLMRSLPQRYKVDIKVAPGTHATEAAVNKQLNDKERVAAALENPNLVDMVDECLAPTYA, from the exons atggctCCTGGGCTAATCAACGCCAATCCTGTAATTTATGAAAAGAAGGAGAGGCGGGTTCGAAGTGTTGACGAAAATGAGTATACTGCTGCTGAGTCTATTGATCAACTCGAAGTTTTTGAT CATATTAGAGACATAAAAGATCCAGAGCATCCATACTCTTTGGAAGAGCTTAAAGTGATAACGGAAGATGCCATTGAAGTAGATGACAAGCTCAGTTATGTCAG GGTGACCTTTACTCCGACAGTTGAACATTGTAGCATGGCAACAGTTATTGGTCTTTGCTTGAGAGTCAAACTTATGAGAAGCCTGCCACAACGTTACAAG GTGGATATCAAGGTTGCACCAGGAACTCATGCAACTGAAGCTGCAG TTAATAAACAACTAAATGATAAAGAGAGAGTAGCTGCAGCACTGGAAAACCCAAACCTGGTGGATATGGTTGACGAATGTTTGGCTCCGACATATGCTTGA